A single genomic interval of Pyrus communis chromosome 7, drPyrComm1.1, whole genome shotgun sequence harbors:
- the LOC137740346 gene encoding UDP-glycosyltransferase 71A16-like — MKRPAQLVFVPSPVIGHIVSTIEIAKQLVARDDQLFITVLVMKLPCDQPFTNTDSSISHHINFVNLPEAQLDKQEAIPKHGSLTRILVENHKTHIRDAVVNLLSESDQSESVSKPRLAGFLLDFLCATLVDVADEFMVPSYVFFPSNASLLALLFHFQLLRDEGGIDITEFTRSSAELAVPSFINPYPTAVLPGTFADKEFTGSILNSTSRYRRIKGILVNTFLDLELHALHYLHFDDKIPPVYPVGPLLNLKSSDENKGSDIFRWLDDQPPVSVVFLCFGSMGSFGEAQVKEIACALEHSGQRFLWSLRRPPPKGKMAMPSDYADLNAILPEGFLNRTAPIGKVIGWAPQAAILAHPATGGFVSHCGWNSTLESLWNGVPIATWPMYAEQNHNAFQLVKELGLAVEIKMDYRKDSDMVVSAEDIERGISQVMELDGDVRKRVKEMSEKSKKALVDGGSSYSSLGRFINQI, encoded by the coding sequence ATGAAGAGACCAGCACAACTAGTTTTCGTTCCCTCCCCGGTTATCGGCCACATCGTATCAACGATCGAGATTGCAAAGCAACTCGTTGCTCGGGACGACCAACTGTTTATCACAGTCCTCGTCATGAAGCTTCCCTGCGACCAACCATTCACCAACACTGACTCTTCAATCTCTCACCACATCAACTTCGTCAACCTCCCCGAAGCCCAACTGGACAAACAAGAAGCCATCCCCAAACACGGGTCCTTGACCAGAATCCTCGTCGAAAATCACAAAACTCACATCAGAGACGCCGTTGTCAACTTACTCTCTGAGTCAGATCAGTCTGAGTCGGTGTCGAAGCCTCGGCTTGCCGGGTTCTTGCTCGACTTTTTATGCGCAACCCTAGTTGACGTGGCTGACGAATTTATGGTTCCCTCCTACGTGTTCTTCCCCTCCAACGCTTCGCTGCTCGCACTTTTGTTCCATTTTCAATTGCTTCGCGACGAGGGCGGCATAGATATAACTGAGTTTACGCGCTCGAGCGCTGAGTTGGCCGTCCCGAGTTTCATCAACCCTTACCCTACCGCAGTCTTGCCCGGTACGTTTGCGGACAAAGAATTCACCGGATCAATCCTCAACTCTACCAGCAGGTATAGACGAATCAAGGGTATTTTGGTAAATACATTCTTGGACCTGGAGTTGCATGCTCTTcattatcttcattttgatgatAAAATCCCACCCGTCTATCCAGTGGGGCCCTTATTGAACCTCAAAAGTAGTGATGAAAATAAGGGCTCGGATATCTTCAGATGGCTTGATGATCAGCCCCCCGTCTCGGTGGTGTTCCTATGTTTTGGGAGCATGGGAAGTTTCGGTGAGGCCCAGGTGAAAGAGATAGCTTGTGCGCTGGAGCATAGCGGGCAGCGGTTTTTGTGGTCCCTACGCCGGCCCCCACCTAAAGGCAAGATGGCTATGCCAAGCGACTATGCGGATCTAAACGCAATTTTGCCGGAAGGGTTTCTTAATCGGACAGCTCCGATTGGGAAGGTGATAGGTTGGGCCCCGCAAGCGGCCATTCTGGCCCATCCGGCGACCGGTGGGTTTGTATCACATTGCGGGTGGAATTCCACGTTGGAAAGTTTATGGAATGGTGTGCCGATTGCCACGTGGCCAATGTATGCAGAGCAAAACCATAATGCCTTTCAACTGGTGAAAGAATTGGGATTGGCTGTGGAGATTAAGATGGATTATAGGAAGGACAGCGACATGGTGGTGAGTGCAGAAGATATAGAAAGAGGGATAAGTCAAGTGATGGAGCTCGATGGTGATGTACGGAAAAGAGTGAAGGAGATGAGTGAAAAGAGCAAGAAAGCCTTGGTGGATGGTGGTTCTTCTTACTCTTCATTAGGGCGTTTTattaatcaaatttaa